One Papaver somniferum cultivar HN1 chromosome 10, ASM357369v1, whole genome shotgun sequence genomic window carries:
- the LOC113315447 gene encoding FBD-associated F-box protein At3g52670-like: protein MVGYKSMIKIGSSKFYEALKITMFDSIKKIKMVDSVFKKVESVKAYVYEEIKKEIKVGIIGNIDQVTTIQGSFLIKEAACISQNTNTIELLKNEDRISILQDDLLLKILDLVDMKTVVRTSVLSTGWRYIWKSVSVIKLAICDPRTKKARSFIDFVNTVVLLRDISDIKTFVLNWDSTSNELAEHLTYWILVALSRNVQKLHIEINSGLTFALPHQLFISQTLTELTLYFGEGTLPSDIFLPNQMCLHRLESLSLNSFGGGNDITWINKLLSSSPVLNSLKIMDTWVREDDAGVNVDCPQLKHPEIINTTNGVSFMAMVIKLSTPSLTSFIRQDYMLLLRI from the exons ATGGTAGGCTACAAATCTATGATCAAAATTGGATCAAGTAAGTTCTATGAGGCGTTAAAAATTACAATGTTTGATAGCATCAAAAAG ATTAAGATGGTTGATAGTGTTTTTAAGAAAGTTGAAAGTGTGAAAGCCTATGTTTATGAGGAGATCAAGAAG GAAATTAAAGTGGGAATTATAGGGAACATTGATCAAGTGACAACGATACAAGG GTCATTTCTCATCAAAGAAGCGGCTTGCATTTCACAAAATACAAACACCATTGAGCTGTTGAAGAATGAAGATAGAATTAGTATTTTACAGGATGATTTGCTTCTTAAGATCCTTGATTTGGTTGACATGAAAACTGTTGTCAGAACCAGCGTTTTGTCCACAGGATGGAGATATATATGGAAATCCGTTTCCGTTATAAAGTTAGCCATATGCGATCCTAGAACTAAAAAGGCACGTTCATTTATAGATTTCGTTAACACCGTAGTCCTACTTAGGGATATCTCAGACATAAAGACGTTCGTTCTTAATTGGGATAGCACATCCAATGAACTAGCAGAACATCTTACATATTGGATACTGGTTGCTTTAAGTAGGAATGTTCAAAAACTACATATAGAGATCAACAGTGGGTTGACATTCGCGCTACCTCATCAACTCTTCATTTCCCAAACATTAACCGAATTGACCCTGTATTTTGGCGAAGGCACGTTACCCTCAGATATTTTCCTTCCCAATCAAATGTGTTTACATCGACTCGAATCATTGTCTCTCAATTCATTTGGCGGCGGTAACGATATAACGTGGATTAATAAGCTATTGTCAAGCTCTCCAGTTCTAAATTCCCTTAAGATAATGGATACGTGGGTTAGAGAAGATGATGCGGGAGTAAACGTCGATTGTCCTCAGTTAAAGCATCCGGAAATAATCAATACAACTAATGGTGTAAGTTTTATGGCCATGGTAATCAAGTTATCTACTCCGAGTCTCACTTCTTTCATTCGTCAAGACTATATGTTACTGTTAAGAATCTGA